The DNA segment TTTATGTCCCTTTGTGAATTGCGTTGTTTCCATGTGCTTCTTAACAATTTGGTTTTGGTTTATTAATGCTTATGCCCCTTTTTTTTTCCATGATTTCTTCATCCTTTAAAGCGTTGACTtgaaagcttttttttttttttttttttttttttttttttttttttttttNCATTGGATTGCCCATTTGGATGTAAGAATTGATAATTTCAAACTCATTTCTCTTTTTCCTTTAATCAGATAAGGAGGTCATCATACCACGATGTTATAAGAGTGTCTGAAATCCAAAAGTTTCTTGACATCAGCTCTGTTCAGACATACATAATCAACAGTGCTAAGGTTGTTTTCTTGAATGAAAGGCCACAGCCTAGGCCTGGGAAAGGCGTCACCAACACCTGCGAGGTCTGTGAGCGTAGCCTTCTTGATTCCTTCAGATTCTGCTCTCTCGGTTGCAAGGTACATATAATCCCACCATTTCTTCTATCCTATATCAATACTCTAAACTCTCGCATTAATCTTGAATTGAGACGACGTTTATCTGCAGATTCTTGGTGATTGATTTTGTGTCACTCACTTGCCTTTCATTGTGTTTCTTTTTCTCAGATTGTCGGAACATCGAACAACAACAGTATTCAAAAGAACAAACTGTCGCCGGAGAAGAAAAGGCCACATCCGGCGGCGGTGGAGGATTCAGATGATTCACGAAGCAGCAGCAGTAGCAGCCGCGTCCACGGCCGGATCACCAACAAGCTTCCCAGCTTTGTCCCGTCAACGCCTCCCCCTACGTCTGCTAGTCACCGAGCCGCCAAAAGAAGAAAGGGAATCCCCCATAGAGCCCCAATGGGAGGAGTTCtgattgaaatataaaattcccGAATAGCCCCTTTACAATACGAGCTTCCTTCCCATCACCAATATggaaaaaaaggaagaaaatggATATAGCCCAAAACCTTATTATGTGGCTGATTTACTCCTCTTCTCCTTCTTCTTCTAATATAGGTGTTACCACATTGTAAATAGagtcaatataaaaattatagaatGTGAAATATAGTTGGGCAGAATCTAAGTTTGTAGAAAATAAGagaaaaaaatagtaataataaaagCAATTACGAAGTTTGATATAACATACAATAGTATATATGAGTCTTGGTCTATAAAATCCACATACATCTTTTTTAGGCCTTTCACAAGTATACATTGTGGTTGTAGATAATGGGTTTTGGTTTTATGATATTGGCCTCTTCAGTCAATGGTCAAAATTGTAAATGTGTAGTTTGTGCTTTCATGTATTTTATAAAGGATTATATTTTACATAGTAattcattttttgttttgacaCCAAATCATGTCCTATCTTGTTAACTGAATTATGTAGTAGAATCCATTATCCATGAAACTTGACCCGGTGATAGTTTAAAATCAGTGTCCTTTGGTTCTGAAGtcgataatttaataatttttaaaggaATGTGAAATAAACatcatcaataataaataaacataataaataaagtaaaaaaatttgtCTGATTCTTTAGTGTCGACATGAATTGAAATCGTGGAAAGTAATTGGTCTTTGGTTAAACTGGAGTCGAACCGTGGTCATGTTAAGCTGACGAGGCGATGTGGTAAGTATGCTATTTTTGGAATGTTGACAAATGGAACCCCAATCCGATTAGGGACGACGTCGTTTCTGGATCGCATATGTGTCTGTATGTGATTGGTTGCGGTAAAGCCAGGTGCCTCTGGTTATTGGAATCAGATTGTTAGGTCAAGCCGTCCTgtgattaataaatatattattataataaccataataataataatgtggtGATGTTTCTACTTTCTAGGTGGAGGGAGGAGGGtttagttgttttttttttgtgggtcTCAATTGATTTTGGTCCGTTGATTGTTTTCACGGTGGAGATTGGATATTTATATTATTGACTCAGTATATNTGATACCTATGGTTATTCTACTTCAGACTTTCGGTCTTTAATTGAGATGGTTGGGCGTGGAAATTtggaaatataaaatatatgacaCAAATTTAAGTCAAACTTTTGTTGCAATCAATTAATTACGAGTCCAGTTTCGTATATCGTTAATATTACTcccttttattattattattattattattattcttattattattattacgattattattattattaattatatatgtatttagGTATGATGAGGTTCGGTGGAATTGCTTGGTATTAGCATATGATATATTAGCATGTGTTCAAATTGCGAACAACGTGTGACCCCCGTGTGGTATTGGTATGGTCGGAAAGCCTATTtggaattatatatttttttatctcgtccatattatataaaaaaagaactaataattttcatataaatattaTGGCATAAACTTGagtgagacgatctcactggttgtattttgtgagatagattttttatttgggtcatccatgaaaaaatattattttttatgctaaaaatattactttttattgtgaatatcggcaggttgaccgtctcacaaaagacatactcAAATATTATGACCTTAATTTTATGTCACCGTTAATTAATCCTTCCTCATGCGcgcaaataataatatatatatatatgaaacgaCACATTCCAAAAAGTTAATTTGGAATTAACtttatggtaagtgaaaatccAAGTAGGAGCACTTTGGAAAATTGTGAACCGTGAGTCTCGTTTTCAGTACATCTCCCCCGTTGGATATATATAAACCATAAAGTAATATTTCTTATGCATTATACTGGGAAATTGAATATATTCtccaccaatttttttttctttttttttaaaaaagaagtcTCCCTCAGTTTTCCACTTGGAAATGATGGGCATGGTATCAAATATCATCATTACTCAACCCTTAATATGTGATCAATTGTAAAATTCTCTGGATTTTGATAATCTTCCAGTCCTCGACGATGCAAATAATTCATTAACATAGTGAGTAAATGTGTAATAAATTGGTTCTTGAAGGTGCTCACCAATATTACCTacttcaatatttatttttaaataaatcaatttctCGGAACCGTCGAAGGGTTAAATTTAAGATGGATCTATGTTAAGTCTCAGTGTGTTTGTACAagatgaaataatattttttttatggagtctacgttttttgttttaaaatgatATGATCGGTTGATCATCTTATAggaaacaaaaactataaataaatCTCTATATGTAAGTATAGATTCACCCTAAAACTTAGCTAGGTGTAGGGAATTCCCAGTCATTGTCTCCCTGATTTGTGCGATCGATGTTTAAAAAAAACTGTTAGATGTTGGTCCTAACGCATTGTCATTTTGTTCAATTAACTGACTACTTTAGCCATAAATAGAGCTactgatatgatatttatattccacacgataattttttttattgatttgttttgtgtagttgtgattttatttaatcattttaatgaaaattaaatttccaaaattttaatatatcttaTATAGATAATTATATAACACCATGACCATTTTCCAATCTCAAAATTTTTTAGTTGCATGGATTCGAAAAATGAAAGAACTtcacaataaataattataCGTGTGTTTTTCTCTTACCAAATTACTCGTGTTTGGTGGCTTtcgaatttatatttaaaaaaatcttaaccTACCTAAATTCGAAGATGGTGGCTGTGGCGATGAAatctgaataaaaaaaaattacagaaaaataaaaaaaaaatcattgcaATATCTTATACTCTTAAAcgagacaaaaacttgtgtgagacgatctcacgggtcgtattttgtgagacagatatcttatttgggtcatccatgaaaaaatattactttttatgctaagagtattactttttattgtggatATGGGTAGGGCTGATCCgtttcacagattaagatccgtgagacggtctcacatgagaccaaCTCAAACAAGAAAATAGAGGGGACAAAGAATGTAACCtacattgattttaaaaaatattcgaaATTTAACTCAAAAGAATGACAAAATCAAAAGCAAAtcaatattaaaatcataataatcaaacgtattttcttttaaactaataCGTATTTAGTTAAACTTTACGagtttttttccaaaaaggcACGTTTGGTGACATTAGCTTCGCAACAATCAATGTCACTTGTCACGTTACTACCTGAATGGGGTCATTATTTCTtgcaatatttttaattattaatgacAAAGGGATAAGGCAGACTGATAAAATATCTCCTTTTCAAAATGCTgatctattttttatttgttaaaataaaattatataatattaaactATATCCACCATAATTGCAAACGAAATTAAAAGAATGAGATGGtgaggtattttttttaaaatcagatcaaattacattttttgCTAATGTTTATCGATAAAAAAATGTTACTAATacccattatttttttttctttatatcatatcataatataaattaaaaaaatggagGAGGAGACAAAGTTAGAATTGAAAAGGTCAAGTTGTGAGTGGTGTTCGATTTTCAACACCTTACTTCAAGGTCGGGATTACATTAATTTAAAGGAAGGAAACAAACAAATTAATGTCACACATGTAGGGCCCCTCCTTTTTCAAAGTACATTTGTATGATTTTGAATCGAATTCTCGTGAAACATCCTAATAAACTTCGTCAAATTTGTcctagatatatatatatttttttgtgatgCAACGGCATCGCGTCAATTGGCCGAAGACAAATAATCTTTTTGGCCTCCTATCTTTATTATGATTAATTTGTGttgtaaaacaaattttaaataggGATGATGGTTTTTTACTGATATTCTCGGAGGAGCTCGGGTCATGGATGACAAGGGACAATAAATAGACAACCCGGATCATGATAAGTTTACAGAAGGAACTCATAAGAAGTCGGACAGGTGAGTGCCCGAGACGTCATTTATCAGGGCAACCAGAGGCCCGAACTCTCGGGCGAATTCCCTGGTGATGACTCCCTACCCGAGATGCTTTGGCTTGCTAACTTAAGTatcggagtggtcacgccgGTAGCATTTATTTCTCTGAAAAAGCTACACTGGTTCTCTTCATTTTCCGCTTGTTAACTTAAACATCGGAGTGACCACGTCGGACATCTCCTCTGCGCATATCCACGTGTTTGTTTTCCTGTGTTCGGGACATCACTACAGCTCATTTTTCCTTCATCGTATTCGTACCAAGATTCGGTGGATTGTCCGACTCAGCTCATCTCCTATTCATCCGGATCTCATCACTATGGTACAAcatttcttaattctttgtATGTGGTAAAAGTAATAGTGTATACATGTTGTGTGTATAAAACAGTAATAATCACAAAGTGTATAAATCAAACGATAACAAAATTTCACaatgtcattaaattttttttttaaaattagaagATTTGAGTTCAATTTAAAATGGAGAAGTTTTCTTTTTGGTAGCTTTTTCATGTAAAACGTGAGAGTTGAAATGATGTTTTTAGTGGAGCTGTGGGTGAGgagaataattataaaataaaatattttataatgtcATGATCTTTTATATAATGGAAAAGATAATAGCATCGGGATTAGACAAAAatactaattattttttatttaataaaacaaaattcaTCATAAAATCAATTTTGTTAAATTCGTTACCCCTTCATACTTGCCACATCTCATGCCCCCACATTTTCAAATTCTAAATGtactatattttataattttacaataatcaaaataggttattttttaaattttaatcatgATTAATAACttaatggatttttttttttggttgttgTTGTTAATTTTGGCCCAAATGAATAGGTGTGGTGTTGGTCCAAACCATTGAAATCGCCAATCGTTGTTGAATTATTCCAACGCCTTTGTTTCAACAGTCAAAGCTATACTACAAACGCGTCAGATACGGTTGGAGTGCTGGTCCAAGTCCATTCACACATGGTGtgaaatttcttatattttttcatttaattctaactattttttttgtaaaagtatcCATAGTGTACGTGTTGCCTCTGCGTAACTATTTATATGTGCTTGGAATTGtaattgtattaaaaaaaaatcatcatattttggttttggcaaaaacttgtgtgagacggtctcacgggtcgtatttgttagacggatctcttatttgggtcatccatgaaaaagtattaatttttatgctaagagtattactttttattgtgaatatgagtatggttgacccgtctcacatattaagatccgtgagacggtctcaaatgagacccactctttggGTTTGTATATTGGATcgcaaaaattttatttttaatttaaatgaacaatTACATTACAGAGTATAGAAAACATTGAATTACAAAGTTATCCATTTGTATAATGTTGTCGTTATAACATTCAACCTAACACATATTCTCTGAGTCGCGTTAGTCGTATAAGTATATTATACATGTCCAGTGTCACAAGCTCATCCGATAAAATATTAGTAGGAGAGAATCAAATTTCTAACAATTGATCAAATGTCAACTTATTTCATCAATTCGGACACTTTCTTGAGGTCGTgtaatgttattattttatatcgAGGATAAATGAACTCGATGCTCACTATACTTCATGGGTTTCATGGGCTGGACTTAACAATCAAGAATTTTCGGCCCAAAATTTGATACGAGCCTACCATTCTCAAACATAGCTGTGTGAAACCCACTCCCGTTTATGCATTCTCACAAATGGTAGAACACGACGACAGCTCTCTCCATCCCGTCACCACCTCTCCGCCGCCGCCTGTTCTGACGATCACAACAGGCGGCATCATCATATCAACCACCAATGCTATCCGCTCTTTCCTCGAAGCGGCCTCCACGGACTGTCACCTGTCCGAGGATCTCAGAGATCTATCTTCCTCTCTTATCGTGCACTCATCCATACCGTATACATCCCTGAGAAGTATCTGGATCGGGTCGGAGCCGGATAAAAGACCCGATTTATCAGCTATCCTCTCCGGTTGCGAATTCCTCTTTGCCGGCCCCAAACCCAGGGAAAAGGTATACTCTCTtacagatatttttttttacttgaatGTGTCACGCTCATATCAATGCCATGTCGATTTCAGTTCGACGTAATAGTTTTTTGGATATAGTAGTGAATTTGAAGATACTGCCATTGACAATTAATACATAGGGTGAAGAGTTGAAGGCGAGGTTGGCAAAACTAGCTGAGGTGGCGGAAAGGAAAATGTATGAAGAATTGGTGAAGGACATTACTCCTAGAAAGCATGAAGTGGAGCCTTTTTCTTCTTACAAAGATCAATTAGGCTTTGGTAAATTTTCTTTTCCGTGCGGATtacttttttgtttgtttgttaaAACTGATATGATATCATCGGTTCTTTCATTTTGAGCTAATGTTGAGTTCTCAACTTAAATTGACGTCTGGGGTAGAACGCCAAAACTTGCGATTTTTAGAGGGACTACCTatagaaattatatatttttgctGTTTGAGAAATGTGGTTGTTCTGCTTGGCTACTGTTGGAACTGCCCTTGATTGCCACCAAGTTTAGTTTTTGCATTTTTGTCAAATTTGTTTTAAATGTTATGGCAGTGCTTCAATTTTGCTTAATGTTGCCTTCCCTTTTTCCTTCTATTGCTCTTCTTCAGTCTCTCTAGTTTGCAAACCACAATTAGTTTCAAAATTATcgtgattttttgtttttttaaatggtGAATTTCTTTATGATACTGGATAATGTTCAATTGACAACAAAGATGCAAaggaatttaaatattatataggAGTAGGACCTGGTGATGTTGCTCACAATTATCCCCTGGCAgcaatttatttcaaattgaaCTCTACCTCCTTGGATGCAGCAATTGAACATGTTCGGATTTCTGTCATTGTCTAAGTCACTGCTTGTTAAGATAGCCAACCAGAGAGATTTTGTATAGTTTTTTTTCTAGGAATGAATGGATTAACTTTAAAGGTTTAGCCTATTGTTATTTTTTAGGAGTTGGTCCTCGTAAgtcataaatcgtaaatcgtaaCTACGTTTAGGTACTGAATGACTGTTCTTGTTACTTAGTTGCTTGCTTCTAACATAGGTCTTGTCAACACTTTTGTTAgctataaaattataaatgtcTAGCCGGGAAGGATTGTGCTTACTGCTTTCGACTGTTCTTACATTGTTTGCACATCACCTAGTCTTCTCTgttcctttttcattttttgcctCATGGCAGTAGAGAGTCTAGATACCCATAAGTGCAAGGACCATGGATGGGAGAGTTGTAGACAAAAGATAGACGATTGTTGTTGAGATTTGACAGCGGAAATAGTTTAGGGAATGTTGTATAAAGTTGGGGGAAATGTGTGTGTGATACTGTAATGTGTAAATATGAAAAGCTTATAGAAGCGAAACAAAGAAGATTTTCAGACAAGTTTCATGGCTTCAGTTACAAGAGTTATGCAAGTGATCCCTCAGCTTATTCTAAGATCATCTCACTCTCTAAACTCTCATTGAAGTTTCTGAATTCACTATAACATACAAACTACAAATCACGAGCTTTTTATAAAACAAAGCTTGAGGAAAAACTAACTAGAAGTTAAATAACTTCTTAGCCAATTACCCACTAATGCACTGCATCAAAAACTAACTTTTTACTTATTCAACTCTTGAATATTTGGAATGAATCCACAAATCTCCTCTTCATTCCTTAATTCAAGAGCCTTCGATCCATGCCAGACAATCCTCGAACTTTGCAGTGGGTATAACCTTAGTAAGCATATCCGCCGGATTGTCTTAAGTCTCAATCTTTGATATGCACACGTCCGCTCTTTCCCACATGTTTTGTTCAATCCCAAGCTCTTTTAAGAATCTCCTGATCCATAAGGCTTCTTTTACTACTTCGATCAATGATATGAACTCAGCTTAAGTCGTGGAGAGTGCCACCACTGCTTGCAAGCTTGATCTCCAGCTTACTGCCGTCCCAGACATGGTGAATATATAACCAGAAAGTGATTTCCTATTGTCTTTGCACCCAAAAAATCTGAATCACTGTATCATTTAATTATTCTAGCTCCTCCATCTCCGAGTTCAATCCCTTGTCTTTGGAGTCTAGTCCCCCAAATCTTCATTGTTTCCTTAAAGTATCTTAATGTCCACTTGACACCTCCCGATGAATCTTTCCAGGTTTTGAGTCTTTTGACATAAACTTGCTGATCACACTCATTGCATATTCTAAGTCAGGTCTTGTGCATACCATGTCGTAATAATAGATCTCTCAACACTCGTATATGGTATTTTATTCATATGATCCTCCTCCTCGATTTTTGGTGATTGATCCTTGGACAACTCGAAATGAGATGTCATTGGTAACCGAACTCCCTGAGACTCAAACATACTAAATCTTTTAAGTATCTTTTCCAAATACTTTTTTTCAGTGAGATATAGAAGTCTCTTTCTCCTGGCCCTCGTAATTTCCATGCTTAGGATTTTGATAGCTTAACCAACGGCCATCTCAAATTCTTGCTTTAATCCAGCCTTGAATCTCTGTATTTGTACTTTATCCTGGCTTGCTATCAAAGATATTATCTATGTATATCAACAGGTAGATGAGATCCTGTTCATCTCTTGAATTTTGACTTTACATGAATGCATTGAACTTCTTTTTCCATTGCCTCGGGGACTGGCTGATTTCTTCAGAAAAATACTGTCTTCGTGCCCCTTAGCCACAAATCCTTCATGCTGCTCCGTGAAGATTTTCTTTGTCCAAATCTCCATAGAGGAATGCAGTTTTAACGTCAAGTTGATGCAGTTACCAGGTTTGTCGTGCCACCAATGCTAGGAGGATTCTAATTGATCTGTATTTACAACTGGTGAGTAAATTTCACCAAAATCCCCTCTTTCCTGTTGAAGAAATCCTCTTGCAACCAACCTCACCTCATACCTGGGAGGGTTACCTGGATTTATATGATCATTCTTCTTATAAATCCATCTACAGGATATCTCCGCTACATCCAAAGCATAATAAATTATGTTAGCATAGCCATGCATGTCAGGGGGTATAATTTGCCTTTTGGTCCTGTCGACAAGTTTTGTTCAGACTTCTAAGTGGCTTGTGATATTTCCCACTAGTAGTCTCCTCCTTCTTTGAATTAGATGATGTTTTTTCCAGGTCCTCACTCTTTCCTTCTTCATCGTCATTTCATCTTCCTTGAACCCCACATCTCTGCTGATCAAACACTTCTTGTGTTTATGATCAAAGCACCAAAGCTTACAGCATTTTACACTTCTGGATATCCCAAGAAAAAGAACTTCAATGCCCTAGCCTCCCGTTTATCTTGTCTGGTGTGAAAATATGATAAGCAACCAAAAGTTCGGAACATATTATAATTGGGAAATTTCCCACTCCAGATTTCCTGTGGTATTTTGACATTTAATGCAGTAAAAAGGCACCTGTTTATCAAATATGCTGCTGTGACGGCAGCCTCTGCCCAGAATGCTTTTGGCAGATCTGAGCATGCATCATATTCTCT comes from the Primulina huaijiensis isolate GDHJ02 chromosome 8, ASM1229523v2, whole genome shotgun sequence genome and includes:
- the LOC140983473 gene encoding protein RGF1 INDUCIBLE TRANSCRIPTION FACTOR 1-like, with the protein product MGAGGPDEEDNRWPPWLKPLLKEQFFVQCKFHVDSHKSECNMYCLDCMNSPLCSLCLAHHKDHRAIQIRRSSYHDVIRVSEIQKFLDISSVQTYIINSAKVVFLNERPQPRPGKGVTNTCEVCERSLLDSFRFCSLGCKIVGTSNNNSIQKNKLSPEKKRPHPAAVEDSDDSRSSSSSSRVHGRITNKLPSFVPSTPPPTSASHRAAKRRKGIPHRAPMGGVLIEI
- the LOC140983590 gene encoding uncharacterized protein; this encodes MVEHDDSSLHPVTTSPPPPVLTITTGGIIISTTNAIRSFLEAASTDCHLSEDLRDLSSSLIVHSSIPYTSLRSIWIGSEPDKRPDLSAILSGCEFLFAGPKPREKGEELKARLAKLAEVAERKMYEELVKDITPRKHEVEPFSSYKDQLGFGLHVVLIMFTGYLLGYAAFRALFSHIPAMNAAGGILGLVLGMLVETLLFIVRSTCRDLGSPSSTSKMIKKNQ